The Gossypium hirsutum isolate 1008001.06 chromosome D03, Gossypium_hirsutum_v2.1, whole genome shotgun sequence genomic interval TACCCGAGTGTGTTTTTTGTGTTTATGTTAGGCGTGTCGTTGTTTTCCTTGAGCCCTCGTGATTAATGGGCTAGACTTTGTACTTAGTTTCTGTGAATCAATAAATTTCAAATACCTTTACTCAGACAAAAGAAGTGAGTGCACTACACATCTGACCATATATATAGTTTTTGGAAAGAGAGTAATGACTCGTCACAAAAACTCCTACATGTCTGATTGGCTTCCATAGTTGTACCAAGAAATAGATGAAAAGCATTTTCTACACAGGCTTCAATGTTTCATCTTGTCAATTAGCTCAATCTATAGAAAATTAGACAAAGGTGGAGCAGTGTCTAACAGATATAGCTACTGGAACATGGGCCAAAGTGACTCTTTAACCAAGATGTGaaacatagaattttttttattaacaagTTTCAAGCGAAGTAAAATTGATTACAGATCATCTCCCTATAATAAGCCTAAAGACTGCACAAACTACAACCCAAACCTATGGAAAAAAAGTCATAGCAGACAAAACCATTTGCATTTTTGTGGATCTCATAGGAAAAGGGTGGTAAAAGTAGTGTTGGATTTTGTATTAATAGTTGAATTGcattttattctttctatttaaaaaatggCAAATGAGTTCTTGTACTTTGGATCAAAAAGCAAATTGGTTCATTCGGTTAAAAAATGGCAAATGAGTTCTAGTTATTTTTTAACTACGTCagcttttaatagtaaaaatgtataAAACTTTTAATAGAATAGtttaatttgctctttgatctaatgtacaaagattaattaatctattttttgagtaaatgggCCAAAATGCAAACTGACTCTTAATATAGGGCCTTCATAATACGcttaccaaaaattgtaaaagaaacgtGTTACAAGCACAATCATGACCAATAAACAGCTGAAAGATCTAAACTGATATTTGCAAGTACAACAATAGCAACATTAGAAGCAGTGCTAGTGACCAGTGTCAACTGCTTCAGACACTAAGTATGAACAAAGTCGAAAAACAATGAACATTCGATATATTTACGCAATTTGGTTTTCTTACATCAGCAGAGTCTTGCCCAAAGAGGTAAATCCACTATCATAACAACATGTAAAACAAGTGATTACAATTTCTAATACTCAACAAATTAGAATTCTCAATTTTGTACATAAGATCTAAACAATTTCGTCTAAAAACTTATATTTCCTCTATATTTACTCTAAAAACTTATAACATTAACCAAGTAAAACACTAACTTTTCACTCAACACACTCAAATGCAACATTCATCAATAAACAAGATTAAGTGctctcaatttaatatataaccCATATATGTCTTCACAATTTATAAGAAACTAAAACTTGCTAACATACTACATTAATTACAATTAATCTTCAATGAAATTAGAAAGATAAtaagtaaaaaattatatatatcttCATTCAGTCTTAAATCTCTAGTATATACATTCAAGTTTTGCTTAATTCGATCCGATCCATCAAAATTGAAAAGTTGATAACTTTGATTCAGATCCAAATCAATCTCTAAGATATGTTATTATGAGTAGTTAATACATCAGAAGACAAACCAAAACACCAATTGACATCTGTCTTTGGTACAGCTAAAAAACTGCGTAAACAACAAATTTTCTACAAAGAGCCAAACCAGCAGAGATCAGAGGTGAAATCCGAAATCGCACTACAGGGAATACGGGTGAGCGTGGAATTGACCACTTCAGATGAAATGGTAATGGCACGAAACAAGAAGCCCCTTAGCTGTGTGAAGGTTTCTTGGCTAGCATGCTTGCCTTTGTTTCTCGGTTAGTGTGCAAATGGTTTTGTAAGCATACAAATATGTTTAATAGATTCATAtctaaattaactaaataaataaaagaaacaaactacAATTCTTCACTATTATTGCTAAGAAATGAAGTAATATCATGAAGAACATCACACCCATGAGGCCTATCTTCTATTCTAACATACCCTTTTCCCTCTTCTTCTCCAAACTCAGTTAAACCCACTTTCCCTTTCCTCTCCCAAAGCCTTTCCCCAAAGCTCCTATGGGCGAAATACGCCTCAGCAGCAACCAAAACCCCTTCTTTCCCTTCTTCATACAGTTCAATAGGCAACCTCTCATAATGCCCTATGCTGATTCCTTCCAGTTCGTCGAGTCGGACCAGTCCACGAGTTGACACGGAGTATAACTCGCCTTTGACTTGGTGGCCATGTCCAAGGAGGTTGATGAGGTAGGGGATGCCGTGTAGGCCTATGACGAGTGGGTGGGGTTGATGGGTGACGTGAAAGCCTAAAAAGATAGCATCTTGTTGGAGGATAAGGTCTTGTATTAGATGGTGGTTACCATGGCCTTGTTTCAATGTCCCGTAGGTGAAGATGAGGACTTGGGTGGTGGCTTCAGCCATGGTGGTTTGCGACGGAGATTGGGAGAGTTAAAGCTGAGGAGCAAACGCCAAAGCCACACAAAATAACAATAAAGGAAGAGTTTGTGGGAGTGCAATTATTGCGGGTTTCTTTATAAAAATAACttgaaataaataatgaaaattggCAGAGCCAGAGACATTCATCTGATCTAGAACTGTCCCCgagcccgcccgaaatatgagagtgttcgggtaaaaatataagctcgaaatatgggcttgaataaaaaacgaggcccgtttaaaaataGGCCTGGCCTCGGGCACTACTTTTTTTGCCGGGGCCCGGCCCGgctcgaatataataaatatatatattttttattttttaattttaaaatacttttaaaatatttttttatttttttatttttaaaataattttttaatatttattaaaaaatgggtcgggcagggccgggctcgggcttatgatatttttcccgGGCCGAGCCTGGataaaatttcaggcccatattttgggtcgGGCCTGGCCCGGCCTAAGAGGCGGGCCAAAAAAATTTTCcgggcccggcccatggacaggtctaatcTCATCTATCTCTCACCTCGGTTAATTATTGGAtgttagaattaaaaaattaaattttttagtgcTACAAATTTATTTGGcgatatatgtataaatatcacTTTTAAATACCAATATTTTTGTGTATCTTATGggccaaaaattaaattttaagcgTAGAAGGTGGTCATGTCATTCTCAATAGCACGTGGTTACGTCAAAGAAAATGAtaccaccaaaataaaaaattatttaaaaaaatataatttagaaaaCTCAAAAGAAAATGTTGGCAGCATGATGATCACGTCATTTTCTATGGCaccaccaaataaaaaaataattgagttaaaaaaataaaaatcacttaaacaaaaaaataagtcTAACACAATAAAAGCGGTGACGCCAATCTATTTGGCTCCACCACTATTCTACCATTGGTCACACTAAATAGATTGACACCttcccaaaatttattttctgACCTATGAAAATACTAGTATTAGAAGTGATATTTATACATGTGATATTAAATAAATTGACAACAcctaaaaaattgaattttttttaattctagaaACTAATAATTGGCTGACGTGGCAAGTGAGTGATGCCAATCTCTTTGGCTCtacctatttttattatttatttcaagtcATTTACgtgtataataaaaaaatagatatttttgtaattaataaaaaaatttggagttattttttataaaaaaatccaatAATTGGATTGGTTGCACAAAAACAATATtcttttataacatttaaatttaaagtagaattaattataataaatttttatttataatacattttttattaaatcaattctttataataacatattatctaaaattttaagtaaaattataactatttcatataagcaaatctattaattataatttattaaataaaattgatcttaattaaattattattttaatataatgtttaaatttcacTTGAGAAAatctattaattatattttattaaataaaaataatcttcaATGAGTGGAATTAAAGatattaatttggtaaactaTTAAGTTtcctaattaaatattttactatgaaTTTAGAATATTgtaaacttataaattgatttCTTAACTTTATTAACCTATATTGATTAATTGAACTTGTTAAATATATGAACTTCataattaattatgtgaaagaatgtaaaatataaatatgcataaaagCAATAATGCACGTACCTACtacattatttaattttgttgatttgattttcactttcttttttttttatttatttttttatttgatgaaaatttatgatATTAATTCTATTGTAGATTTATAATAATTATCTCTTTAAATTATAAGAATATAACAGTCACCTCTctttaatagataaaattttgATAGAGAAATAGGAATTTTATAGAAAGGGTTGACTTCAAATGCTAAAATTTATATGTTAGGCTTGTTCATAGATATCATGCATGATAAAATTTGAACTTCCCAATAAATTTCAAATCGGTTCGTTATAAAtggaacaaaatttttttaacagtAAATATGAAACTGTTATAGTAATTGTTGTCTCACATAATTGTGTCCCGCTAAATGAAATTATCTTGcctttatatataattattaaaatgataaaaatgtgaaaaaaagaaaactaaatgtGTTTGAGTTTGTatgatattttatgttttgtgttTAGAGAATTGTGGAAGAtgttttatgttaatatttttttttgtaaaatcatGTTTAAATATTTGCTTATCTTTAAATAGATTGAAAGTATAAGTAATAATTGGCATAAAACAAATTGAGATGGGGTGAAGTGGGATGAAGATGAATATCTCTTGCATAAAAAtgataatgatttttaaaattatacatttgtAGTGAAACGAAACGAATAATAGACAAAACATGGCAATTACGAAGTGatgaaaaatttagtaaaatttgtACATGGCTTAGACATTTGCGTAGATATTTTCTTTAATCGATACATAAATAACCTCTAATATGAATAATTTACTATTATCTATTTTTGGataaacatatcatttatttttaaaataaaaattttgtggcTTAGGATAATAGATAAGCGTGTTAAATTCGTGCCTAGCTGATTGAAAACTTTTCGGCAGACAATTTGGGGACTCCACTTGAGACTTAGAAGGTTAATCCATGAACATAGTGTGGAGTTAGTTTTTATCTTTTGCTTGAGTGTGAACTTTATTTGATTATGGTGTTTTGATAGGTTGGTGTAATAGCTTTGCTAAGGTTGAAGACTAGGCAAAGGCGATGGGAGAAGCGGgattaggagggtttaatatcatTAGGATATCTGGGTTGATGGTTCTACCGGTCTTGACTAGTATGGAATGTACCCTGAAAGATGATAAAGAAATACAGGATAAATGGTTTGAAAGAATCCACGTATGGTCGGAATCCATTATAGTAGAGCAAGGAAGAGTATGGCTATCATGTTTTTGTATTCCAATACATGCATGGAAtatcttaaactttttaaaacatGGCTGAAAAATGAACAAAAGAGCCCAGCTCGTTTATGAGAGGAAATATACAGATTGTTACAGATCGTTTTAAACGTATTGATGAGGTTCTAGACTTGCATGAGCGGTGTGTCATCCATGTTCTCGATTGAGAGAACCGGTAGAGGTCCAATCTGAATGTGAAGAGTCAGCTTCACCCAGGAAGAAAGCAGTCGATAATGGGGGTAAGAATCAAGACAATGATGCATGGGAAAAAAAAGGGAATGTCGGGGTAAATGTACATGATATCAATATTAAATGGGTTAAactctataaaaaataattaattttatttaaatttatagtacttccaatataaaaatcataat includes:
- the LOC107939753 gene encoding putative gamma-glutamylcyclotransferase At3g02910; this encodes MAEATTQVLIFTYGTLKQGHGNHHLIQDLILQQDAIFLGFHVTHQPHPLVIGLHGIPYLINLLGHGHQVKGELYSVSTRGLVRLDELEGISIGHYERLPIELYEEGKEGVLVAAEAYFAHRSFGERLWERKGKVGLTEFGEEEGKGYVRIEDRPHGCDVLHDITSFLSNNSEEL